The sequence below is a genomic window from Flavobacterium keumense.
GAATTTTCGTTGATAAGAAAGGTTAATGCAGGAGATAGTAAACAAATGAAAGGTACTAAACGGTCATTCACTTTTTTAGATTTCATAAATAAACCAAAAGTATATAATCCTAAGAGCGGTCCGTAGGTGTAGGATGCCACTCTAAAAATCATTCCAACAACCGAACTATCATTAATAGCATTAAAAACTAATATGACCAAAAACATACAAGCTGAAAAAGCAAAATGAACAATGTGTCGTGTTCGAACTAAATTTTCTTTCTGACTGTTCTCCACTTTATCCATTCCTAAAAAGTCCACACAAAAAGAAGTGGTTAGAGCGGTTAAAGCTGAATCGGTTGTGGCAAAAGTGGCAGCAATTAGTCCCAATAGGAAAACAATAGCAGGAAAGGTAGCCAAATGGTGTAAAGCTATTTCAGGAAAAAGTAAATCGGTTCGCGGTTTATTGGTAACCAAATCCAACGGAACTTGAATGTTATTTTTGGTAGCATATATGTAAAGCAAAGCACCAACACTTAAGAAAAATAAGTTGATGATTACAAATATTGTCGTAAAACTAAACATGTTTTTTTGTGCTTCGCCAATGTTCTTACAACTTAGGTTCTTTTGCATCAAATCTTGATCTAATCCCACCATTGCAATGGTTACAAACATTCCGCCCAGAATTTGTTTTACAAAATGAAATTTACTTCCGATAAAATCTTCAAGGAAAAAGATTTTAGAATAGTTGCTATTTTTTACTTCTTCAAAAGCGCTAACCACACTTAAATCTAAGCTACTACAAATGAAAAAAATGGTCATAAATACTGAAGCGACTAAGAAGAATGTTTGCAACGTATCAGTAATGATGATGGTTTTTAAACCTCCTTTGTAAGTGTAGGAAAAAATCAATAGCAACGAAATTAATACCGTAGCTGCAAATGGGATGTTATAATAATCAAAAACATATCGTTGCAAAACAATCACCACCAAATACAATCGAAAGGCAGAAGAAATAGTACGACTTACCAAAAATATAGAAGCTGCTGTTCGGTAACTATAAAATCCCATTCGCTGTTCGATATAACCGTATATGGAAGTTAAGTTCATTCGGTAATAAAGTGGTAAAAGCAATTTAGCTACAACAATAAATCCAATAGCATTTCCTAAGATAAACTGAAAATATTTGAATTGTTCTCCATTAGGCGAGCCTACTTCACCAGGAACAGAAATAAAAGTTACTCCAGAAAGTGCGGTGCCAATCATTCCAAAAGCTACTAAATACCATTTGGAGTTTTTATTGGCAGTAAAAAACACATCGTTTCCACTATCTTTTTTACTCACAGCATGAGAGATGTAAAAAAGAGTTCCAAAGTAGAATAGAATAAAAAGTAGGATAAGGTTTGGACTCATTTTATTAAATTGATTTTAATTAAAGACAAATATGCTAAAATATTTTCGTACTACTTATTTTGTTTTTTATATTTATACCACTTTAACTATCCAAATCTATATTTTATGAAAAACAATCCTTCTTTAGTTTATGAAAAACCGGGTAAATATGAAAGTTCTCGATTTGAAAAGATTCATAATGTTATTTTTGATAATTCAGTTTTAGGCTCCATAGCTGTAGCCAATGAAATAGCTACTTTAATTAGAGAAAAACAAAAAACAAATTCTATTTGTGTTTTAGGATTGGCAACAGGTTCTTCTCCAATCAAAGTGTATGAAGAATTAATTCGTTTGCACAAAGAAGAAAATCTAAGTTTTAAAAATGTCGTTACGTTCAACCTTGACGAATATTTTCCGATGCAACATGATGATATTCAAAGTTATCATTATTTCATGAAGGAACATTTATTTAAGTATATTGATATCTTGCCAGAAAATGTACATATTCCTACAGGAAATTGTAGCCTTGAAGAAAGTAGTGTTCTTTGCGCTCAATACGAGGAGAAGATTAAAAGTATGGGTGGTTTGGATTTTCAATTATTGGGTATAGGAAGAACAGCACATATTGGTTTTAATGAGCCCGGGTCACATCTCAACTCCACTACGCGTATGGTTACTTTAGACCATCTCACAAGGTCTGATGCAGCAAGTTCGTTTTTAGGAATGGAAAATGTACCTAAAAAAGCGGTAACTATGGGTATTTCTACCGTTTTGGAAGCCAAAAGAATTGTTCTATTGGCTTGGGGACAAAACAAAGCCGAAGTAGTTCAGGAAACAATCGAAGGCGATGTTACATCAAAGAAACCCGCTTCGTATTTACAAAATCATCCCAATGTTACTTTTGTTTTAGACCAAGAAGCAGCATCGTTATTAACCCGAATTAATACGCCATGGGTAGTAGACAGTTGTGAATGGAATCCAGAT
It includes:
- a CDS encoding sodium:solute symporter; the encoded protein is MSPNLILLFILFYFGTLFYISHAVSKKDSGNDVFFTANKNSKWYLVAFGMIGTALSGVTFISVPGEVGSPNGEQFKYFQFILGNAIGFIVVAKLLLPLYYRMNLTSIYGYIEQRMGFYSYRTAASIFLVSRTISSAFRLYLVVIVLQRYVFDYYNIPFAATVLISLLLIFSYTYKGGLKTIIITDTLQTFFLVASVFMTIFFICSSLDLSVVSAFEEVKNSNYSKIFFLEDFIGSKFHFVKQILGGMFVTIAMVGLDQDLMQKNLSCKNIGEAQKNMFSFTTIFVIINLFFLSVGALLYIYATKNNIQVPLDLVTNKPRTDLLFPEIALHHLATFPAIVFLLGLIAATFATTDSALTALTTSFCVDFLGMDKVENSQKENLVRTRHIVHFAFSACMFLVILVFNAINDSSVVGMIFRVASYTYGPLLGLYTFGLFMKSKKVNDRLVPFICLLSPALTFLINENSVNLLGGYVFDNELIILNTLITFTGLLLTSKTVADKYHF